One stretch of Paenibacillus sp. AN1007 DNA includes these proteins:
- the hrpB gene encoding ATP-dependent helicase HrpB, whose protein sequence is MYNDLPIKAMIPEIRQLFRDQDAGILIAEPGAGKTTVVPLAMLEEPWLDGKKIIMLEPRRLAARSAASRMAASLGEKAGETIGYRVRMDTRVSPATRIEVVTEGVLTRMLQQDQGLEDTAMIIFDEFHERHLHGDLGLALALESREMLRPDLKLLVMSATLDAAPVSALLGENTRVVNCAGRTFPVETRYVPKPAAAELESWTARTIIRALDEEQGDILVFLPGAREIHRTERELIQSILPEKVNIHTLYGSMPAEKQDEAIRPAADGWRKVVLSTSIAESSLTLPGVKVVVDAGLSRASSFSPRTGMSRLVTLPVSKASADQRRGRAGRLAPGVCYRLWSEEAHGALPETARPEIISADLAPLALELAAWGVQSPAELRWLDIPPDAAYAQAQALLRQLGGLDDAGRITPFGRRMNTLGVHPRLASMLLRAAELGLASFASTLAALLQEPAGLRGSSAGAGGAGTDLRPRVDALLAAGSSARPPAAGADGAAVRRMLQESRQLRSALGSPAPDPVQPDEDSCGMLLAFAYPDRIGQRREDGRYLLSSGRGVRLAAAESLSRSAYLVAAEADDQGADARILLAAPLREETLLRAAQHLLHEEVQVAWDRTTKSVRAHKRQRIGALVLKESTIAQPPEDQVREALLSGIRMEGLDSLPWTKSSRQLADRMRFLHLHLPEWPDLIEDHLTDELAERLEPYLTGMRSAADLKKLSMQDVLLGGISWTQRQQLDEEAPTHIQVPSGSRIPVDYSHPETPVLAVRLQEMFGQQETPRIGGGRVPVTLHLLSPAHRPVQVTRDLANFWRETYFEVKKDLKGRYPKHYWPDNPLEAAATNRAKPRNS, encoded by the coding sequence ACTTGCAGCCCGTTCCGCAGCATCGAGAATGGCTGCATCATTGGGAGAAAAAGCAGGAGAGACGATCGGATACCGGGTCCGGATGGATACCCGGGTAAGTCCGGCTACACGCATTGAAGTGGTCACCGAGGGTGTGCTGACCCGGATGCTGCAGCAGGACCAGGGACTTGAAGATACAGCCATGATTATCTTTGATGAATTCCATGAACGTCATCTGCATGGTGATCTGGGGCTGGCACTGGCATTGGAATCCAGGGAGATGCTGCGTCCGGATTTGAAGCTTCTTGTCATGTCAGCTACGCTGGACGCGGCTCCGGTCTCTGCGCTGCTCGGTGAAAATACACGCGTCGTGAACTGTGCCGGGCGCACATTTCCGGTGGAGACCCGATATGTACCTAAACCTGCCGCGGCCGAACTGGAGAGCTGGACTGCCCGTACGATCATTCGTGCTTTGGATGAGGAACAGGGAGATATTCTGGTGTTTCTTCCCGGGGCGCGAGAGATTCACCGCACTGAACGAGAGCTGATACAGTCCATACTTCCTGAAAAGGTGAATATACATACGCTGTACGGAAGCATGCCCGCAGAGAAGCAGGATGAAGCGATTCGTCCAGCTGCCGATGGCTGGCGCAAGGTCGTGCTGTCCACTTCCATTGCGGAGTCGAGTCTGACCCTTCCGGGTGTGAAAGTTGTAGTGGATGCCGGGCTGAGCCGGGCGTCGTCTTTCTCGCCAAGGACGGGCATGAGCCGGCTGGTTACGCTGCCGGTATCTAAGGCGTCCGCTGATCAGCGGCGAGGACGTGCAGGGCGGCTGGCCCCGGGTGTGTGTTACCGGCTGTGGAGCGAGGAAGCTCACGGGGCGCTGCCTGAAACAGCGCGTCCGGAGATCATCTCCGCGGACCTCGCGCCGCTGGCGCTGGAGCTTGCCGCCTGGGGTGTCCAGTCCCCTGCCGAGCTGCGCTGGCTGGACATCCCGCCTGATGCGGCTTACGCTCAGGCACAGGCGCTGCTGCGCCAGCTGGGCGGCCTGGATGACGCAGGCCGCATTACGCCCTTTGGGCGGCGGATGAACACGCTTGGCGTTCATCCGCGGCTGGCCAGCATGCTGCTCCGCGCGGCGGAGCTTGGGCTGGCCAGCTTCGCCAGCACGCTGGCGGCACTGCTGCAGGAGCCTGCAGGCCTCCGCGGCAGCAGTGCAGGTGCTGGCGGCGCGGGCACGGATCTCCGCCCGCGCGTAGATGCGCTGCTGGCTGCAGGCAGCAGCGCCAGGCCGCCAGCGGCAGGCGCAGACGGCGCTGCCGTGCGGCGCATGCTGCAGGAGAGCCGCCAGCTGCGCTCGGCGCTCGGCAGCCCGGCGCCCGATCCGGTGCAGCCGGATGAGGACAGCTGCGGCATGCTGCTGGCCTTTGCTTATCCGGATCGGATCGGGCAGCGCCGGGAGGATGGCCGCTATCTGCTGAGCAGCGGCCGGGGTGTTCGGCTCGCGGCGGCAGAGTCGCTGAGCCGTTCCGCTTATCTGGTCGCAGCCGAGGCAGACGACCAGGGCGCTGACGCGCGAATCCTGCTGGCTGCGCCGCTGCGGGAGGAAACGCTGCTGCGTGCCGCGCAGCATCTGCTGCACGAAGAGGTGCAGGTCGCCTGGGACCGCACGACCAAAAGTGTGCGGGCACACAAGCGGCAGCGAATCGGAGCGCTGGTGCTTAAGGAAAGTACGATTGCGCAGCCGCCGGAAGATCAGGTGCGGGAAGCCCTTCTATCAGGAATACGAATGGAAGGGCTGGATAGCCTGCCTTGGACCAAATCTTCCCGGCAGCTTGCGGACCGCATGCGTTTTCTGCATCTGCACCTGCCTGAATGGCCTGATCTGATTGAGGATCATCTCACAGATGAACTGGCTGAACGGCTTGAACCCTATCTGACGGGCATGCGTTCGGCAGCAGACTTGAAAAAGCTGTCGATGCAGGATGTGCTCTTGGGCGGAATCAGCTGGACGCAGCGCCAGCAGCTGGACGAGGAGGCACCCACTCATATTCAGGTTCCAAGTGGTTCCCGCATTCCGGTGGATTACAGTCATCCAGAGACCCCCGTCCTGGCTGTTCGTTTACAGGAAATGTTTGGACAGCAGGAGACTCCGCGCATTGGCGGTGGGCGCGTTCCGGTCACGCTGCATCTATTATCGCCGGCGCACCGGCCTGTTCAGGTCACGCGGGATTTGGCCAATTTCTGGCGAGAGACATATTTCGAGGTGAAAAAAGATCTGAAAGGACGTTATCCGAAGCATTACTGGCCGGATAACCCCCTTGAAGCTGCAGCAACCAATCGGGCAAAACCGCGGAATAGCTGA